The Neorhodopirellula lusitana sequence ACAGGCCCTGCACCTGAACCGCTGGGTTTTGGCCGAGGACAGCGGACTGACCGTCGACGCGTTGAAGGGTGAACCCGGCGTCTATTCCGCGCGTTATGCGGGCGATCACGGTGACGACGAAGCCAACAACACCAAAGTATTGGAACAACTAGCGAACGTTCCGATGGAAAAGCGCGGCGCGCAATTCAATTGCCATCTCTGCCTCGCTTCCCCCGATGGCCAAGTTCAATTGCGAGCCTCTGGCATCTGCCGCGGCCGAATCGCTACTGAACGCAGCGGCAAAGCGGGGTTCGGCTACGACCCGCTTTTCATCATCCCTGAATACCACCGCACATTCGGCGAGCTGGACCTGGCCGTGAAGCGGGCCATCAGCCATCGCTCGCGAGGCCTGCGGCAATTGATTCCGCGCCTGCTTTCACTCGCCGCTCAACAGCCCACCGTTTGATCACTGGCCAGCAAATTCTGCGGCCCTTCAATGCATCGCCGTTCAATGCATCGCCGTTCAATGCATCGCCGTCAAATACCAACGAACGGCACTGGCACCAGCAAGGCGTGCTGACGCACCCAGGTATCCACGCCATCCCAGCTGGTGAACTGACTGCCGAACAAGACAAACAGGTACACCGCCACAATCGCCGGGGCGACCAATCCTCGGACCGTCCAGCGTGAAGCAGTTGGCCAGAATCCGCTAGCAAATTGGCCACTTCTCTGCACTTCGGTAACGCCAATTTCAGCGGTGACCCGTTCGGCAACAGGCATGCCGCTGGGATCCGTAGTGGCTGTCGAAGCCATAACAGCGTCCGATTCAGCAGCTCGACGCAACCGTCGTCCCCGCCGCAAGGCGAGCCCGGTTGCCATGCGTGCGGGCAACATGAAGGCTACAAACACCAAGCACGGCAACCACACGATTTCCTCAGGCGTGGCCTCGATTTTCAACAAATACAGTGGAATCGGCATCAACACCAACGCCACCAACAGTGCCCCCGCGTAGCTCCAAGGGGCAAATTGGCTATCACGGCGAACCCGCCTGAATTCAAACAACGCCGCCAGCCGATTCTCCGCTGCATAGTTCGCCTGCAAAGCGGGCAACACCATCAAGATGTAGCCCAATACCAACAAGCAAAGCCCGCCCAATAGCCCCGCCGCCGCATGCTGGCCTTCGCGTGTCACCACCATGATGACCATCGCTGGCACCAACCAAATCAAGGTCCCAGCCGCACCTCGCAGCCCCAGCCAAAACAACATCGGCAACCGCAACGAAAGCACGAAATCCCACAGACGCAGTGAAACATCCGACCAAAACGTTGGTCGCCAAACCTGCTTCACGAAACGCACCGGCTCGGGCCAAAGATAGTGTCGCAATGTCCCACCGCGAGCCCACGCCCACCACAAATAAACGGTCGCAAAGACCGCCAACGCAATGGCCGATACTCGTAGGGTTTCCGCCGTGCCAGACCCCGGCTGAATGATCGCGGCAACGGACTCCCAATGCGTCAGCAACTGACTTGGCAACGATGCGAGTCCCAACGCCGTTAACGCCACTCCAATTTTTCCTGCGCGGTCGATTCCCCGCACGCTGTTGGCCAACGTCTCACCGCTGGCCAATCGCCCTGCCACAAACAACAGATACCCCAGCGCCATCAACTGGAACACGGGGATCGCGGTCACAAACGCCAACAGGACCAGCAGCCATGCAACTGACCAAATTCGCCAACACGATCGTCCAATCCAACGCAACATCGTTCGCCAAGGGAAGGTGCCACAATCCATCTGAAAAGCCTATCTTGCCCATTCGCTACAGGCCGCTGCATCTTGGCAACCGATTCTGCCAAATGCTCAACTTTTTCCGATTGGAGGTCGATAATCTGATGGTTGTTCGCCAAGTTTAGCGGTTGGGAAATCGCCGGAACTTACCTTACAATCGGCGCCACTGACCGACCCACGCCTCTTCGTCTTTTTGAAACGCCATGACGCCGAACGTTCACCTCTGCCTCGTCCTTCACAATCACCAACCGATCGGCAATTTCGACGGCGTTTTCGAGCAATCTTATCAAGACAGCTACTTGCCGTTCTTGGATGTGTTCGAACCGTATGAAGCGTTGCAGATCTCGTTACACACCTCCGGCCCGTTGATGATGTGGCTTGCCGAACGGCATCCCGAATATCTCGACCGCTTGCGGCTATTGGTGGAAGCCGGTCGTGTCGAGATTATCGGCGGCCCGCAATACGAGCCGATCCTGACAATGTTGCCCGGTCGCGATCGCATCGGCCAAATCCGTACCTACAGCCAGTGGATCCAACGCAACCTGGGTGTCACGCCCGCCGGTATGTGGACCCCTGAACGCGTCTGGGAATCCAGCCTCACCACCGATGTCGTCGACGCTGGAATGCGGTACACCGTCTTGGACGACTACCACTTCCAAGCTGCGGGAATGAAAGCGGAAGACCTAACGAGCTATTACTTGGTTGAAGACCAAGGTCGATTGCTGCGAATCTTCCCCGGTAGCGAAAAGCTGCGTTACACGATTCCATTCCGTCCGGTGAACGAGACCGTTGATTTCTTGCGTGACGTTGCTCACCGTCACCCCGGTGCGGTGATGACGTTTGGTGACGATGGCGAAAAGTTCGGCACCTGGCCGGATACCAAGCAACACGTCTACGAAGGTGGATGGTTGCGTTCGTTCTTTGATGCGTTGACCGAAAACCAAGACTGGCTGCACACCGTTTCGATGGCTGAAGCGATCCGCCGCGTGCCAGCGGCTGGCAAGACCTACTTGCCCGATTGCAGCTACCGTGAGATGACCGAATGGGCGTTGCCGGTTGAGGCTCAAGAAACTCTCGAAGACGTCACCCACGCTCTAGAAAAAAGCTCAGAGTGGCCACGACTGCAAGAGTTCGTCCGCGGCGGCTTCTGGCGGAACTTCAAAACGAAGTACGAAGAAACCAACGAGATGTACTCACGCATGATGCACGTCAGCACTCGCTTGGCTGCTGCCGAAGCCGCTGGCATGGACGGTGTCGCACTCGCCGAGATCCGTGACCACCTGTATCGCGGTCAGTGCAATTGCCCGTACTGGCACGGAGCGTTCGGTGGCATCTACCTGCCCCACCTTCGCAACGCAATCTTCGAACACTTGATCCAAGCCGACACGCTGCTACAAGATCTCGAAGGCACGCTTGAAACCGTCACCGCAACCGCCGAAGACTACGACTTTGACGGTCAACAAGAAATCAAGATGTCCAACGAACACCTCATCGCATGGCTGGACCCAGCCCGCGGTGGACGGTTGTATGAACTGGACATTCGCGGCATCAATCACAACCTGTTGGCCACGCTTCAGCGTCGCCCCGAAGCCTATCACCGCAAGGTGCTGGCCGGTCCCGGCTGTGGTGATGGCGACGTCGCCAGCATCCACGATCGAGTCGTTTTTAAACAAGAAAACCTCGACCAACTCGTTCAATACGATCAGTTCCCACGCAAAAGCCTCGTCGACCACTTCTTTGATAACGAAGCGACGTTGGCATCCGTCATGTCAGGCGAATCGCTCGAACGAGGTGACTTCGTCGATCTACCCTTCGAAGCCAAATTGCGACGCGGCGGTGATCGAGTGCAAACTCACATGCGACGCGACGGCAACGCTTGGGGCATTCCGATCACGCTGACCAAAGCGGTCACCATCGATGCCAATAGCGACAAGCTTTCGGTGACCTATCTGCTGGAAAACCTGCCACCAGGGCAACCCCTGCACTTCGCGATCGAATGGAACTTCGCTGGCATGCCATCGGGCGCCGATGACCGTTACTTCAGCGACGTTGATGGCAACCGTCTGGGACAACTTGGTGACGCAGTTGACATCAACGACACGCGTGGAATCTCGCTGTCGGATCGCTGGTTAAAACTGGATGTGGATCTTCGCTGTGACCGCGAAAGCAATATCTGGGCGTTCCCAATTCAAACGGTCAGCCAAAGCGAAGCCGGTTTCGAACTCGTTCACCAAAGCGTATGCGTGATGCCACACTGGATTATCACCGCCGATGCAGACGGACGATGGGCGGTGCAAATTGAAGTCACCACTCGAGTCGAATCCGACTGTGAAGTGCCAACCAATCAAGCGATCGCCGGTTCGATCGTGTAACAACCCATTGCGACCACAGTTGACTCGGGGATGAGAAGACCATGATCGCAAACAGTTGAAGTTCAGCCGCATGCCGGTTCGATAGATCAGTAGCAGGCGACATGCTGAACTCCAACGCTTCGTGCATGATGTTCGTGAAAGGTGCAACTCCTTGTGCCTTTTGCATCTCGTTTTCAGCAATCCACCGAAATACTTAGGAAGCCGAGCGTGACAGCAAGACTGCGATTGGTAATGGCGGACCCAGCACCGCCACGACGACTGCGTACCGGTTCCCGTTTGGACAAGTACCGGATCGTCCGCCGTCTTGGTGAAGGCGGATTCGCCGTCGTGTATCAAGCGCACGATACGATCGAGGATCGCGCCGTGGCGTTGAAGATCCCCGATGTCTGTAGTGATGAAGGCATCCAGTCACTCGATGACGTGCATCGAGAAGTCCGCATCATGGCTTCGCTGGCACACCCCAACGTCTTGCCGCTGAAAGACGCCCGGTTCATCGACGATCAGTTCGTGATGGCGTTCCCGATGGGCGAAGAAAGCTTGCACGACCGACTCAGTCGTCGACTTGCTCGCGCGACAACGGTTTCGTACATCCGACAAATGACCGCCGCAGTCGCCCACGCACATGAACGCCGCATTCTGCACCGCGATTTGAAGCCGGAAAACTTCATCCTGTTCCCTAACAGCCAAATCTGCTTGACGGACTTCGGTTTAGCTCGCACGCAGCGTCGCGGCCAGCTGATTTCGGCCTCAGGAACCGTCGGCTACATTGCCCCTGAGCAAGCGATGGGGAAACCAACCTATCGCAGCGATGTGTTTTCGCTCGGGTTGATCATCTACAAGATGCTCTCCGGCTCGCTTCCCGAATACCCCTTCGAAGCACCACTGCCAGCCTACGCGAAACTTCGCAAAGGGCTGCATCAGGATTTTATCGATTGGGTTCGAAAGTCAATCGATCCGAAGCCTCAACGACGATTCCGTGACGCCATCGCCATGCACAATGCACTGGAACGCATCCGGGTTGTGATCTCGGACAAGACCCCCTCCACTCGATCAGCACGCAAGACCATTCGCCGGGCTGCCTAGGAAATCACCATATGTCGGTCGCCCAAGAGATTGAACGCCTTTCGCAACTTCGCAACCAAGGCACCCTGACCGAAAGCGAATTCCAAGAAGCCAAGGCGAAGGTCCTACAAGAATCGCAAGCCGGTCATCCACAGATCGACTTCAAGATTCCCAACCCGTCGGCCAACCAAACCGCGATGCTGCTGCACTTCTCGCAGTACCTGGGTTTCATGGTCCCGCTCTTGGGATTCGCTGCCCCGATTTTGATCTGGCAACTGAAGAAGGACACCATTCCCGAAATCGACATCCACGGACGAATCGTCGCGAACTGGATTCTCTCATCCTTGATCTACAGCATCATTTCGCTGGTGCTGGCCCTCGCCATGATCGGCTTTGTCGGCTTGATCTTGATCGGATGCCTATCGGTGATCTATCCGCTCATTGGCGGGATCAAAGCCAACGATGGGCAGCCATGGGACTACCCCGGCAGCATCCGTTTCTTCTAACCGCGATGGCGTCTTCAACCGCGTTGCGATTAGCAAGCTCAGATGACTGGACTGCTGTTAAAAGAACGATCCCACGTTAAAAGAACGATCCCAGGCCGGTGCCTTTGTTTGACTTTGTTGGCACGTCTTTCCCATCCAGTGCCGCGATCCAGGTTTCCGGATCCGTACCGTAGTCCTGGCCGGTGCTTTGCCGTAGCGATCCGATGACAAGATTCTGGGTTGCCGGGTCACGATCCTGCAACGCCAGCTTGAGTGAGTCCGACGCGATTTTACCGGGGTGTTTGGCCAACGCCGTGATTGCAGCGTGCCGGACATCTTGGTCTTGCGACTTGCCAACCGTTGAGGCCAGCAATCGAGCGGCTTCGTCTTCAGGTCGATTCCCCAAAGCGCGACAGGCCTCCATTCGCACCTTCAGGTTATCGTCGTCGAGCCCCTTCTCGACCAGCTTCAGCATTTCGGCATTGTTGGTCTTCCCGGCCGCCAGAATCGCCAAACGCCGCATTTCGGCGCTCTCGTCGTTTTCAAAGATCTGCTTCAGGTGCCCAGACCAGTACTGCTGGCGATCGGCTGGCAGGTTCGGCATCGATTCGGCCAGTGACATCAGCTCTTCTCGGCGCTCGTGATCGGTGATTCCAATCTTTTGGTCCGCCTTCCATTGCTGCATCGAGAAATACGGATTGGCCTGTTTGAGCGCGTACATGGGCCCATCCTGGCAGCCAGCGGAGAAAAACGCGGACAACGACAGGACCGAGGTCACGGTGGCTCGGCGGCACAACGATGCGTGGCAACGCAATTGGAGTGAACGACGGGAGATAGACTTATCGGATGCCATGCGGGATTTCCGAGACGGAAGGATCAAATCACACCGACGAAGCGATTGAGATATAAGTTGGTTCAGCTTCAGCGGGAACCTCTTGACCTTTGGGGGTAACAAAACCGGGTTCGTCAATCAAAGATCAATCGCAGCAGTTCGCCAAAATTTCTGGTGGACCGGACATTTTTGAGACCAACCAGGATATCGGCACGCGATCGCATCAAAATGCGGATATCTGCACAGGAACAGGGTTTTGGCCCGGAAATCGCGTTATTTACTGTTTCAGACTTTTCCCGGGCCAGATGAGCGAGGTTGATGCAGCGTTTTGCTGCAGGTGTTGCAAAACGCTACACCCTACAATCCGACCAGTTGCTCTCCTGACTCGGCCAAAACGCTGTTTTATCGTGGAATCCTGGGTTTTCACAAATAGACTGATGGGTCGCTTTGGATGGCATCTTATGTTTTCCAAACGCCCTATTCGGAACCTTGAGTGATTCACCTGAATCTGCGACCGATCGCCCCCAACTCTCTTCTCCATCTCGAGCCACTGATGAAGATGTCTTTTACCGCCTCGATCCACCGCCTTCCCAACATCGCCGCTGTGGCGTTGCTGGGACTGGTTTCCAGCTGCTTGCTGGGACTTTCGTCTACCGCAACCGCCACTGAACCGGGCACGACCATCCACTCGGATGCTTCGACCCGGATCGTCAGCTACGCCTCGGAAGCTTCGCCAGCCAGCGAAGCCGTCGCCAGCGACACTTCAGCGGACAACGCAGCCGAGCAAGAACAGCCGACTCGCAAATCGGTCGCATTGTCGATCCAGCCCACCGCTCAAGACGACTTGATGAAGGCGGCCTCCGATTCGCCCACCGACATCGTTGTCCTTGTCGATACGTCGGCTAGCCAAGTCGGTGCCTTCCGCCAGGAAGCCATGACCGCGGTCAAGATGCTGTTACGTCGGCTCGATGGTGATTCGGTTCAAGTGCGACTGTTCGCTGTCGACGTCGCAGCAACACCATTAACCGACAAATTCACTCGCCCGCTCGCCAGCGAAGTCATCGCTGCCGTCAAGAACTTGGATCGTCGCTTGCCGCTCGGCAACACGAACTTGGTTCAGGTGCTCGAGACAGCCGCTGACGAGTTGGTTTCCCAAGACAAGGATCATGCTCGAGCCATTGTCTACATCGGCGACGGCACTTCGATCGACTCGATCCAGAACGCATCGCGTTTTGAACAACTAATTGATCGCCTTCGTGCCGATCGAACCAGCGTTCACAGCATCGCAGTCGGCCCGACCAAGAACATCGAAGCCATGGCCATTCTCGCTAACCACACCGGTGGAGTGATCGGCGTGGTGGGCAACGACGCTGCCATCGGCGGCCCAGCCGTCATCGCCAGCGGTGTCGCCAGCTCGGCCACCATGCATCCAATCTGGGTCAGCGAATGTCGCACCGAAAGTGGCCCTGCAATCAATTGGGTTCACGGCGATCGCTTTCCTCCGCTGCGTTTAGACCGTGATTGCATTTTGCTAGGAAGCACCGATGCCGATGCAACGGACGTCCAGTTGGTGATCGAAGGTCAAGTGGCGACCTCCCATCATTCCAACGTCTCCATCAAGACTCAAGCGACTATCGAACCCAGTAATCCTGACATGGCGTTCCTGCCAGGCTTGATCGCCCAGCATCAAAACGCACGAGGCCTGATGTTGCCGACTGCTGGTTCGCCAATGCTTCGTGAAACCGCCCAAGTGATGGCTCATCGTGCTGAAAACTTGGTCGAAGCTGGCAGCATGGCATTGCAACAAGGCAACCAACGCGGTGCTCGCGCCGTTGCTGAAAAGGCTCTACAAGATGACCCCAACAACCCTGAAGCACGGGCGTTGCTGAAGCTTTCGGCCCCTTCCGGACAAACGCTCATCATCCAAAATGATGAGAATCCGTTCGACGATTTATTCGGCGGTGGCGGTGGCGATGCAGCTGCGGATCCCTTTGGTGCGGCAGACCCCGCAACCCCAGCGGCTCCAGAACCTGCTGCTCCCGCGTTCCCGGACACTCCCGCACCAGCCGACGATCCGTTTGGGGCAGGCAGCGAAACACCGATGGAATCGCCAGCTCCCGCAGCGGACCCATTCGGGGAGGCAGCTGACGAGCCTTTCGGTGATGCCGCTCCGGCTACCCCAGCTCCAGCTACCCCAGCTCCGGTTAACCCAGCACCGGCTCCTGAAAACTTCGGTGCTCCCATGGGCGGCGGTGCCATGCCCGGAAACAACTTCCGTGACAACAACTTCTCGGTACCCCCTGGCGACAACGAACTGTTGGAATCCGGCGGACAACTCCTCGACCGCGTGGAAGCACTGCGAAGCCGAGAAGAGGGTCGCCTGCGTGCCGAAGTCCGGGCGCAACTGCGTGAAGCACGTCGTTTGATCCGACAAGATCCGATCGGCGTCGCCGGTAGCCTGAAAAGTCTGCTCGCTCGCGTTGAAACCACTCCGGACATCGATCCACAACTGCGTCGTGAACTGATCGGCCAAGTGCGAGCGTCAATTCAGATTGCTGCAGCTCGCGAAGCCGCCTTCATGGAACAACAAGCCAACCTCGAACAGCTTGCTGCGGGTGCCACCTCATCCGCTCGTTTGCTGGAAGAAACCTTCCGACGCGAAGCCAAGCTTAAAACACTCTCGGGACAGTTGAACGCTTTGGTTGACCAAGGACGTTACACCGAAGCCGATGGCGGCGTGTCCCTGGAAATGGCAAAGATGGCTGGCGATACCATCACGGAAGACAGCGTGCTGGGTCGACACATCACCGACGAACCCTTGTGGCTTCAAACCTACGCTCGGGACCGTCGTTACCGTGAACTCCGCGAACGAAACTTCATCGACGCATTCTCATTGGTTCTGAAGTCGGCGATTCCTTTTGTTGATGATCCACCAATCGTCTACCCCGATGCCGATGTCTGGCAAAGACTTAGCCGCCGTCGTATCGAAAAGTACGGTGCGATTGAATTGGTCGGCGACAGTGAAACCGAACGTCGGATTGAATCCACACTCGACGATGAAACCTCACAACAGTTCCCCGAGACACCGCTGAACGAAGCCGTTCGAGTCTTGGCCGAACAGCACGGAATCCCAATCCGGGTCAACCGTGCCGCCTTGGAAGGAATCGGTCTGACCGAAGACACGCCAGTTGATATCTCCCTTGAAAACGTTTCCCTGCGTTCGTTCTTGCGACTGATGCTACGCGACTTGGAACTGACTTACATGATCCAAGACGAAGTGCTGAACATCACGACGCAAGAAGATGCCGAAACCAACCTCGTTACTAAAGTCTATCCCGTCGGTGACCTTGTCGTTCCAGTTGTCTCCCTTGGTGGTGGCGGCATGGGTGGCGGCATGGGCGGTGGTATGGGTGGCGGCATGGGCGGCGGCATGGGCGGCGGCATGGGCGGCGGTATGGGTGGCGGCATGGGTGGCGGCATGGGTGGCATGGGCGGAGGCGGCGGCATGTTCGTTGTCCCCGACGAGTTGTCACTTAGCGACAAAGCCAATCGGCCTGCTGCGGATGCCAACGTCAACGCAACCGCGAAAGCCGATGCGAAGCCAATCGCCGATTCCAATCCTGCGAATCGTGCAACCGTCAATGACTACAGCCCCATTCGTTTGAAGATCAACGAAGGTCAATCGAAGGACGACGTGTGGAGAAACTACTTCGCTGGACTGTCGATTGATTCCGCGGAACAGCTCACCGTCTTGGACCGTCGCGTCAAAGCAACAATCAGCGAACTGAACGTCAAAGCCTCATCACTTCAAGAGAAGGGCCAAGACTCCGAAGCACGTGAACGATTCGACGACATTCGTGTTGTCATCGGTGGTGCCATTTCAGCCGGTCACATCCAACCTTGGATGTACCAAGCCTATGCGATCGCTTTGGCCGCAACAGACGCTCCGGATAGCGAAGTCGAACGAGCCCTCTTGTCGGCGGTCGATTTCGCCGATTCACCCGACGACATCATGAATGTGATCGGTCGCTTGGAATCGATCCAGCACGACGCCGCGGCAATGAAGCTTTGCCGTCAATTGTCCAGCATGGATCCTTATCGACGCGAACCGTATGTCTCGGGTCTGCGATTGGCCAAACGCCTGAACAGTCCGGAAGACTTGGCCTGGGCATGTGAAGGTGTGCTAGGACAAGCCTGGCCAGAAAAGATGCAGCCACTCGTCGAAGAAGCTCGACTGGTTGCCCGTGCGACTCACCAAGAACTGATCGCCAAGGGTGACACCGAGGCCGCATCCAAGTTCAGTGAAGCACTTCGCCGGGCAGCATCCCACGACGCCATTGTACGTGTTTGCTGGACAGGCGACGCGGACATTGACCTCGCTGTCGAAGAGCCCGCCGGAACCGTCTGCTCACTCGAAACGCCAACCAGTGCCGGTGGCGGTAGCCTGCTTGGCGATGCCTTCCCAGGTGCCGGTGACGATGCGACCGGACAAATCTGTGAAACCTACATTTGCCCAAAAGGCTTCAGTGGCCAGTACCGTGTACTGCTTCGCCGTGTTTGGGGCAACGTCTCAACCGGCAACGTCACGGTTGAAATCTTGACCGACGTCGGACGTGAAAACCAAGCGTTCATTCGTCAGCAGATTCCGTTGATGGAAAAGAACGCCTTGGTGATCTTCGAAGTCAAATCGGGTCAACGTCAAGAAGAACTTGCCGCAGCCCAACTGAATCACTTGCAAGACTTCGGTCGCAAGGCTGGCCGAGAAGTGTTGGGCCAGTTCGTCGGCCCAACCGCGGGTGCAGCGGTTGCAAACCAAGAGATCCTACAGGACTACTTGCGTGACTATCCTTCACTGAGTTCCTCCGGCTCGAATGATCCACGCGTGGCGGGACAGGGCGTCAATGGTCGGGACTTCGTCCCTCGCGGTGCGGTCGGCTATCGCCCGGAAATCACCACGATTCCTGAAGGAGCCTCACTTTCGGCTCTGGCCATTATCTCCGCTGACCGACGCTACGTTCGGATCAGTCCTGCTCCGCTGTTCTCGCAAATCGCTGACGTGACGACGTTCAACTTCGTCACCGGTGAAGATGGTGGTGGAACGGGAGGTACAACAGGTGGAACGGGGACAACCGGTACGACTGGCGGAGTCGGCGGCTTCTAATAGCGGCCCCGAAGACTAACTCGGGAACTGACGTCGCGGGGCCTCCCCGCGACATCCAGCCCGTCTGTTTTAGCTATCCAGCCGCCGATAGATCAGTCGCACGTCAGCACCGAACTGCGACACATCGGTGATTTCAAATCCAAGAGCGTCGGCCAAAAGGGCCACGCCTGGATCGCCGACGGGCCCCGGTGCTGCGAGGCCCCCAATCAGCTTCGAACCTATATAAACATGAGCTTCGTCGATCTGGCCAGCCGCGGCAAAACTGCCCAGCAACCCGCCACCACATTCCAACATCAAGTTGGTAATTATCTGGCCCGATGGATTGTCACCGGCTCCCAGCCGCGCCAAAACTTCATCCACCATCTCGGTCTGGCCAGCCGACCGACAACGCATAAACTCAACATCGTGATCGGCCAACAAGGCTAGATCACAATCTGAAATTGCAGGCCCCACCGCCAACCAAGTTGGAACCTGCGATGCTGTCCGCACCAACTGGGAATCGATACCAGGACAACGCGAACGCAAAAAGACAACCCGCGTCGGTTGCCGCGGCCCGCCTTCTCTCGCCGTCAGCGATGGATCATCCACTTGCACGGTCCCCATGCCAGTTGCAATCGCATCGACACGGCCACGCAAACGATGAACTTCCTTGCGTGACTCT is a genomic window containing:
- a CDS encoding DUF4870 domain-containing protein yields the protein MSVAQEIERLSQLRNQGTLTESEFQEAKAKVLQESQAGHPQIDFKIPNPSANQTAMLLHFSQYLGFMVPLLGFAAPILIWQLKKDTIPEIDIHGRIVANWILSSLIYSIISLVLALAMIGFVGLILIGCLSVIYPLIGGIKANDGQPWDYPGSIRFF
- the rdgB gene encoding RdgB/HAM1 family non-canonical purine NTP pyrophosphatase, encoding MLDIVLGTHNAKKLVELQMMLPTETIRLTTLAEIENAIDVEEDGDTFAANAAKKATEQALHLNRWVLAEDSGLTVDALKGEPGVYSARYAGDHGDDEANNTKVLEQLANVPMEKRGAQFNCHLCLASPDGQVQLRASGICRGRIATERSGKAGFGYDPLFIIPEYHRTFGELDLAVKRAISHRSRGLRQLIPRLLSLAAQQPTV
- a CDS encoding DUF4013 domain-containing protein, encoding MLRWIGRSCWRIWSVAWLLVLLAFVTAIPVFQLMALGYLLFVAGRLASGETLANSVRGIDRAGKIGVALTALGLASLPSQLLTHWESVAAIIQPGSGTAETLRVSAIALAVFATVYLWWAWARGGTLRHYLWPEPVRFVKQVWRPTFWSDVSLRLWDFVLSLRLPMLFWLGLRGAAGTLIWLVPAMVIMVVTREGQHAAAGLLGGLCLLVLGYILMVLPALQANYAAENRLAALFEFRRVRRDSQFAPWSYAGALLVALVLMPIPLYLLKIEATPEEIVWLPCLVFVAFMLPARMATGLALRRGRRLRRAAESDAVMASTATTDPSGMPVAERVTAEIGVTEVQRSGQFASGFWPTASRWTVRGLVAPAIVAVYLFVLFGSQFTSWDGVDTWVRQHALLVPVPFVGI
- a CDS encoding serine/threonine-protein kinase, whose amino-acid sequence is MTARLRLVMADPAPPRRLRTGSRLDKYRIVRRLGEGGFAVVYQAHDTIEDRAVALKIPDVCSDEGIQSLDDVHREVRIMASLAHPNVLPLKDARFIDDQFVMAFPMGEESLHDRLSRRLARATTVSYIRQMTAAVAHAHERRILHRDLKPENFILFPNSQICLTDFGLARTQRRGQLISASGTVGYIAPEQAMGKPTYRSDVFSLGLIIYKMLSGSLPEYPFEAPLPAYAKLRKGLHQDFIDWVRKSIDPKPQRRFRDAIAMHNALERIRVVISDKTPSTRSARKTIRRAA
- a CDS encoding HEAT repeat domain-containing protein translates to MYALKQANPYFSMQQWKADQKIGITDHERREELMSLAESMPNLPADRQQYWSGHLKQIFENDESAEMRRLAILAAGKTNNAEMLKLVEKGLDDDNLKVRMEACRALGNRPEDEAARLLASTVGKSQDQDVRHAAITALAKHPGKIASDSLKLALQDRDPATQNLVIGSLRQSTGQDYGTDPETWIAALDGKDVPTKSNKGTGLGSFF
- a CDS encoding alpha-amylase/4-alpha-glucanotransferase domain-containing protein, whose amino-acid sequence is MTPNVHLCLVLHNHQPIGNFDGVFEQSYQDSYLPFLDVFEPYEALQISLHTSGPLMMWLAERHPEYLDRLRLLVEAGRVEIIGGPQYEPILTMLPGRDRIGQIRTYSQWIQRNLGVTPAGMWTPERVWESSLTTDVVDAGMRYTVLDDYHFQAAGMKAEDLTSYYLVEDQGRLLRIFPGSEKLRYTIPFRPVNETVDFLRDVAHRHPGAVMTFGDDGEKFGTWPDTKQHVYEGGWLRSFFDALTENQDWLHTVSMAEAIRRVPAAGKTYLPDCSYREMTEWALPVEAQETLEDVTHALEKSSEWPRLQEFVRGGFWRNFKTKYEETNEMYSRMMHVSTRLAAAEAAGMDGVALAEIRDHLYRGQCNCPYWHGAFGGIYLPHLRNAIFEHLIQADTLLQDLEGTLETVTATAEDYDFDGQQEIKMSNEHLIAWLDPARGGRLYELDIRGINHNLLATLQRRPEAYHRKVLAGPGCGDGDVASIHDRVVFKQENLDQLVQYDQFPRKSLVDHFFDNEATLASVMSGESLERGDFVDLPFEAKLRRGGDRVQTHMRRDGNAWGIPITLTKAVTIDANSDKLSVTYLLENLPPGQPLHFAIEWNFAGMPSGADDRYFSDVDGNRLGQLGDAVDINDTRGISLSDRWLKLDVDLRCDRESNIWAFPIQTVSQSEAGFELVHQSVCVMPHWIITADADGRWAVQIEVTTRVESDCEVPTNQAIAGSIV